One segment of Herbaspirillum hiltneri N3 DNA contains the following:
- a CDS encoding response regulator — MRILLAEDDSVLADGLTRSLRHSGYAADCVKNGVEADSALSTQDFDLLILDLGLPKMSGLEVLRRLRARNSRLPVLILTAADSVEQRVQGLDLGADDYMAKPFALSELEARVRALTRRGAGGGPTVIRHGSLSYDQVGRIAYIGEQMLDLSARELGLLEVLLQRTGRLVSKEQLVDHLCEWGEEVSNNAIEVYVHRLRKKIEVGGIRIATVRGLGYCLEKLPESLASAGVASNA, encoded by the coding sequence ATGCGTATCCTGCTTGCAGAAGATGACAGTGTTCTGGCCGACGGTTTGACGCGCTCGCTGCGCCATTCCGGTTATGCCGCCGATTGCGTCAAGAACGGCGTCGAAGCCGATTCTGCGCTGTCGACGCAGGATTTCGACTTGCTGATCCTCGATCTCGGGCTGCCCAAGATGTCCGGCCTGGAAGTGCTGCGGCGCCTGCGTGCACGCAATTCCCGTTTGCCGGTGCTGATCCTCACCGCCGCCGATTCGGTCGAGCAGCGCGTGCAAGGCCTCGATCTGGGCGCCGACGATTACATGGCCAAGCCGTTTGCCCTGTCCGAACTGGAAGCGCGCGTGCGCGCCCTGACCCGCCGCGGCGCGGGCGGCGGCCCGACCGTCATCCGCCACGGATCGCTCAGCTACGACCAGGTCGGCCGCATCGCCTACATCGGCGAACAAATGCTTGATCTTTCCGCGCGCGAACTGGGACTGCTCGAAGTATTATTGCAGCGTACGGGGCGGCTGGTTTCCAAGGAACAGCTGGTGGATCATCTATGCGAATGGGGCGAGGAAGTCAGCAATAATGCGATCGAAGTCTATGTCCACCGCCTGCGCAAGAAAATCGAAGTCGGCGGCATCCGCATCGCCACCGTGCGCGGCCTCGGCTATTGCCTGGAAAAACTGCCCGAGTCCCTCGCGAGCGCCGGCGTTGCCAGCAACGCCTGA
- a CDS encoding Tim44 domain-containing protein produces MKKVFVALIVAAMTLAIGVTSVEAKRLGGGGSIGKQSSGASRQAQSPMQQNQAAAAKPAAPAAAPAAAPKPSPWKGILGGALLGLGLGALLSHFGLGGAMASMISTILMVALLAFAAMFIYRMFRRKSEANGNSNERPAYAANQGDYGNQTPAIGSQLDAAQPKALQGNAFGGATAVGGTGGAAFEPTSYGIPADFDTVGFVRNAKTYFIRLQAAWDKGDANDIREFTTPEMFGELKMQLTERGASANHTDVVSLDADMLGVETVGNDYLASVKFFGFIKEDPNASPTQFNEIWNLSKPVSGNGGWVLAGIQQLS; encoded by the coding sequence ATGAAAAAAGTATTTGTCGCGCTGATAGTGGCTGCGATGACCCTCGCGATCGGCGTCACCAGCGTTGAGGCCAAGCGCCTCGGCGGCGGCGGTTCGATCGGCAAGCAGTCGTCGGGCGCCAGCCGCCAGGCGCAAAGCCCCATGCAGCAAAACCAGGCCGCAGCGGCCAAGCCGGCTGCGCCCGCCGCAGCCCCTGCAGCAGCGCCGAAGCCTAGCCCATGGAAGGGCATTCTCGGCGGCGCCTTGCTGGGCTTGGGCCTGGGCGCGCTGTTGTCGCACTTCGGCCTTGGCGGCGCCATGGCCAGCATGATCAGCACCATTCTGATGGTCGCCCTGCTGGCTTTCGCCGCCATGTTCATCTACCGCATGTTCCGCCGCAAGTCGGAAGCCAACGGCAACAGCAATGAGCGTCCGGCCTACGCCGCCAATCAAGGCGACTATGGCAACCAGACGCCGGCCATCGGCTCGCAACTGGACGCCGCGCAACCGAAGGCGCTGCAAGGCAATGCCTTCGGCGGTGCGACTGCTGTCGGCGGCACCGGTGGCGCTGCGTTCGAGCCGACGTCCTACGGCATTCCTGCAGACTTCGATACGGTCGGTTTTGTGCGCAATGCCAAGACTTACTTCATCCGTCTGCAAGCAGCCTGGGACAAGGGCGACGCCAATGACATCCGTGAATTCACGACGCCGGAAATGTTCGGTGAACTGAAGATGCAATTGACCGAGCGCGGCGCGTCGGCCAATCACACCGACGTGGTGTCGCTGGATGCGGACATGCTGGGCGTCGAGACGGTCGGCAACGACTATCTGGCAAGCGTGAAGTTCTTCGGCTTCATCAAGGAAGACCCGAACGCCTCACCTACCCAGTTCAACGAAATCTGGAACCTGTCCAAGCCTGTCTCCGGCAACGGCGGCTGGGTATTGGCAGGCATCCAGCAACTGTCCTGA